One Scomber scombrus chromosome 4, fScoSco1.1, whole genome shotgun sequence genomic region harbors:
- the si:ch211-12e13.12 gene encoding uncharacterized protein si:ch211-12e13.12 — protein MTKQGQGDGASIPLSSPTGGTSVQVYHDYQKVAFKMYPGNGHAIENSSYTRRDQVTNHDGTSKTSSVQDLISNSPDQRYSMKEQHRNSMWMTDSSSQAYSGPEDNSTDPHETLTETSTLTFVDSHTMEESGENHSLHGVGMVYLKEFVLIDDDDDGDMSLREKTVTDLSVMDGKAAELVCGRLLSTSSGSLSECKDESPGPEVPPPEESEPSPKKQPCCFCILL, from the coding sequence ATGACGAAGCAAGGACAAGGAGACGGTGCCAgcatccccctctcctccccaaCAGGGGGCACCAGTGTGCAGGTTTACCATGACTACCAGAAGGTGGCTTTTAAGATGTATCCTGGGAATGGCCATGCCATAGAGAACAGCTCCTACACCAGGAGAGACCAGGTCACCAACCACGATGGCACAAGCAAGACGTCGTCTGTGCAGGACTTAATCTCCAACAGTCCAGACCAGAGGTACAGCATGAAAGAGCAGCACAGGAACTCCATGTGGATGACGGATTCCAGCAGCCAGGCATATTCAGGGCCAGAAGACAACTCCACAGACCCACATGAGACCCTAACAGAGACTTCAACCCTGACCTTTGTGGACAGCCACACCATGGAGGAATCAGGAGAGAACCATAGCCTCCACGGGGTGGGGATGGTTTACCTCAAGGAGTTTGTGCTGAtagatgacgatgatgatggaGATATGTCGTTAAGAGAGAAAACGGTGACAGATTTGTCCGTCATGGATGGAAAAGCTGCTGAGCTGGTGTGTGGGAGGCTGTTGTCCACCTCCAGCGGTTCACTGTCAGAGTGTAAGGATGAATCTCCGGGTCCTGAGGTTCCTCCACCTGAAGAAAGCGAGCCTTCACCCAAAAAGCAGCCCTGCTGTTTCTGCATCCTTTTATGA
- the susd1 gene encoding sushi domain-containing protein 1 isoform X2, with amino-acid sequence MEKRNRAIIVVFLLCVIAEVPAAGQTLDVCASCHANATCDEKPDGSGKVCNCKYGFVGNGRNFCQDKDECQIGSIKICGQHTTCHNTYGSFYCTCLAGYHPSNNMAIFIPNDGTHCQDVNECRITGMCGEGGQCRNLEGSFDCSCQLGYRVHDGSEPFQPDRDKASCKVVDCGQPASPEDTVLLSKTGTTYGSVAKFECDEGFLWRRGDNTSVCGADGLWRGPTMVCEAKCGPVPLLANSEVVWHNRSVVIHRCVDGYHSWRGSNVSLCSSSGVWQKAMLKCIEIKPPINHLIVSNEKCLHWRAEKYEETTEVYKLIYTGSRDYQRSFRDTRKRFLNSKSDQVEVCLNLLPVTNYTISITAVSARFTATITTNTSLTVPPEPVVYYKEFETPVPTLMLHRKPNTLDPISLYQVFVLPVEGIMVFDCSSPVERDHSSKPTTEYITALIHVSHIGTEMNFTVGDGLSYGSFFNAPLENGKNYYIILRAVSQWKKDLKSSCVLWAKVRATSYVLKVSSLAAAALIGVVAMVVLGGYSCSWFFKKT; translated from the exons ATggagaagagaaacagagctATAATCGTGgtttttctgctctgtgtcaTCGCAG AAGTGCCAGCAGCAGGACAAACTCTGGACGTGTGTGCCTCCTGCCACGCTAACGCCACATGTGATGAGAAACCTGATGGCTCTGGAAAAGTTTGTAACTGCAAGTATGGCTTTGTTGGAAACGGAAGAAACTTCTGTCAAG ATAAAGATGAGTGTCAGATAGGATCCATTAAGATCTGCGGGCAGCACACCACCTGCCACAACACATACGGCAGCTTCTACTGTACATGCCTGGCTGGATACCACCCCTCAAACAACATGGCCATCTTCATCCCAAATGATGGAACCCACTGCCAGG ACGTTAACGAGTGCAGGATCACAGGGATGTGCGGAGAGGGAGGTCAGTGCAGGAATCTGGAAGGCAGTTTTGATTGCAGCTGCCAGCTGGGATACAGAGTCCACGACGGATCAGAGCCCTTTCAACCTGACAGGGACAAGGCTTCCTGCAAAG TGGTGGATTGTGGGCAGCCGGCCTCTCCTGAGGACACAGTTCTGCTGTCAAAAACTGGGACCACATATGGCAGCGTGGCCAAGTTTGAATGTGATGAAGGCTTcctgtggaggagaggagacaataCATCTGTGTGTGGTGCTGATGGACTGTGGAGAGGACCAACCATGGTCTGTGAAG CTAAATGTGGCCCAGTCCCCCTCCTCGCCAACTCAGAGGTGGTATGGCATAACAGGAGTGTAGTGATCCATCGCTGTGTGGATGGATATCACAGCTGGAGGGGCAGTAAcgtctctctctgcagcagctctggGGTTTGGCAGAAAGCTATGCTGAAATGTATAG AAATCAAGCCACCTATCAATCACCTAATTGTTtctaatgaaaaatgtttacattggAGAGCAGAAAAGTATGAAGAGACTACAGAAGTTTACAAG CTGATCTACACAGGATCCAGAGACTATCAACGCTCCTTTCGTGACACAAGGAAGCGATTTCTGAACTCCAAATCTGACCAGGTGGAGGTCTGTCTCAACCTGCTTCCTGTTACCAACTACACCATCTCCATCACTGCAGTGTCTGCCCGATTCACAgccaccatcaccaccaacaCCAGCTTAACAG TACCTCCAGAACCAGTTGTCTACTACAAAGAGTTTGAGACTCCCGTACCAACGTTGATGCTACACAGAAAACCCAACACTCTGGATCCAATAAG TTTGTACCAAGTGTTTGTGCTTCCTGTAGAAGGGATTATGGtgtttgactgttcctcaccCGTGGAACGTGACCACTCAAGCAAACCCACCACAGAGTACATCACAGCTCTGATCCACGTCAGCCACATCGGCACAGAGATGAACTTCACCGTGGGGGATGGACTCTCCTATGGAAGCTTCTTTAATGCCCCTCTGGAGAATGGCAAGAACTACTATATCATCTTACGAGCTGTCAGTCAGTGGAAAAAG gatTTAAAAAGTTCCTGTGTCCTGTGGGCTAAAGTAAGAG CCACATCCTACGTTCTGAAGGTTTCATCGCTGGCCGCCGCTGCATTAATAGGAGTCGTTGCCATGGTTGTTTTGGGTGGATACAGTTGCAGCTG GTTTTTCAAGAAGACATGA
- the susd1 gene encoding sushi domain-containing protein 1 isoform X1 translates to MEKRNRAIIVVFLLCVIAEVPAAGQTLDVCASCHANATCDEKPDGSGKVCNCKYGFVGNGRNFCQDKDECQIGSIKICGQHTTCHNTYGSFYCTCLAGYHPSNNMAIFIPNDGTHCQDVNECRITGMCGEGGQCRNLEGSFDCSCQLGYRVHDGSEPFQPDRDKASCKVVDCGQPASPEDTVLLSKTGTTYGSVAKFECDEGFLWRRGDNTSVCGADGLWRGPTMVCEAKCGPVPLLANSEVVWHNRSVVIHRCVDGYHSWRGSNVSLCSSSGVWQKAMLKCIEIKPPINHLIVSNEKCLHWRAEKYEETTEVYKLIYTGSRDYQRSFRDTRKRFLNSKSDQVEVCLNLLPVTNYTISITAVSARFTATITTNTSLTVPPEPVVYYKEFETPVPTLMLHRKPNTLDPISLYQVFVLPVEGIMVFDCSSPVERDHSSKPTTEYITALIHVSHIGTEMNFTVGDGLSYGSFFNAPLENGKNYYIILRAVSQWKKDLKSSCVLWAKVRATSYVLKVSSLAAAALIGVVAMVVLGGYSCSWYRRYTIQYTLSSFYVSI, encoded by the exons ATggagaagagaaacagagctATAATCGTGgtttttctgctctgtgtcaTCGCAG AAGTGCCAGCAGCAGGACAAACTCTGGACGTGTGTGCCTCCTGCCACGCTAACGCCACATGTGATGAGAAACCTGATGGCTCTGGAAAAGTTTGTAACTGCAAGTATGGCTTTGTTGGAAACGGAAGAAACTTCTGTCAAG ATAAAGATGAGTGTCAGATAGGATCCATTAAGATCTGCGGGCAGCACACCACCTGCCACAACACATACGGCAGCTTCTACTGTACATGCCTGGCTGGATACCACCCCTCAAACAACATGGCCATCTTCATCCCAAATGATGGAACCCACTGCCAGG ACGTTAACGAGTGCAGGATCACAGGGATGTGCGGAGAGGGAGGTCAGTGCAGGAATCTGGAAGGCAGTTTTGATTGCAGCTGCCAGCTGGGATACAGAGTCCACGACGGATCAGAGCCCTTTCAACCTGACAGGGACAAGGCTTCCTGCAAAG TGGTGGATTGTGGGCAGCCGGCCTCTCCTGAGGACACAGTTCTGCTGTCAAAAACTGGGACCACATATGGCAGCGTGGCCAAGTTTGAATGTGATGAAGGCTTcctgtggaggagaggagacaataCATCTGTGTGTGGTGCTGATGGACTGTGGAGAGGACCAACCATGGTCTGTGAAG CTAAATGTGGCCCAGTCCCCCTCCTCGCCAACTCAGAGGTGGTATGGCATAACAGGAGTGTAGTGATCCATCGCTGTGTGGATGGATATCACAGCTGGAGGGGCAGTAAcgtctctctctgcagcagctctggGGTTTGGCAGAAAGCTATGCTGAAATGTATAG AAATCAAGCCACCTATCAATCACCTAATTGTTtctaatgaaaaatgtttacattggAGAGCAGAAAAGTATGAAGAGACTACAGAAGTTTACAAG CTGATCTACACAGGATCCAGAGACTATCAACGCTCCTTTCGTGACACAAGGAAGCGATTTCTGAACTCCAAATCTGACCAGGTGGAGGTCTGTCTCAACCTGCTTCCTGTTACCAACTACACCATCTCCATCACTGCAGTGTCTGCCCGATTCACAgccaccatcaccaccaacaCCAGCTTAACAG TACCTCCAGAACCAGTTGTCTACTACAAAGAGTTTGAGACTCCCGTACCAACGTTGATGCTACACAGAAAACCCAACACTCTGGATCCAATAAG TTTGTACCAAGTGTTTGTGCTTCCTGTAGAAGGGATTATGGtgtttgactgttcctcaccCGTGGAACGTGACCACTCAAGCAAACCCACCACAGAGTACATCACAGCTCTGATCCACGTCAGCCACATCGGCACAGAGATGAACTTCACCGTGGGGGATGGACTCTCCTATGGAAGCTTCTTTAATGCCCCTCTGGAGAATGGCAAGAACTACTATATCATCTTACGAGCTGTCAGTCAGTGGAAAAAG gatTTAAAAAGTTCCTGTGTCCTGTGGGCTAAAGTAAGAG CCACATCCTACGTTCTGAAGGTTTCATCGCTGGCCGCCGCTGCATTAATAGGAGTCGTTGCCATGGTTGTTTTGGGTGGATACAGTTGCAGCTGGTATAGAAGATACACAATACAGTACACACTCTCATCATTTTATGTATCTATTTAA